The sequence GGCCCTGAAATTAGCCGACAAACTGAGTAAATTCACCCTGATGATCAGCAGGTCGGCCGGGGAAACAGACCGGCTTTTTGGTTCGGTCACCAGCAACGATATTGCCGAGGCCCTGGCTAAACATGAGATACAAGTTGATAGAAAGAAAATCGAGATGGAACACCCCATAAAGGTCCTGGGCGAATACACCGTGCCGGTAGATATCCATCGTGGAGTCAGGGCAGGGATAAAGATTAAGGTAGTCAAAGAGGAATAATGGCTCAGGTAATCGGTGATCAGGTAATCGGTTATGAGGGGGCAGGCTATGGGCAAAGGAGAACCGATAACTGATCAGCGATTACCTGGTTACCTAAGTAGTTACGGAGGGGGGTAACTATTCAGCCACTGATTAACACGGATTAGCCCGGATAAATAGCAGATAACAGAGGACAGAGGTCAGAGTAGGGGCAACCCCTTGTGGTTGCCCAACCCAAGTAGGTGCAACCCCCTGTGGTTGCCCAACACAAGTAGGGGCAACCCCTTGTGGTTGCCCAACCCAAGTAGGTGCAACCCCCTGTGGTTGCCCAACCCAAGAAGGGCAGGCACAGGGGCCTGCCCCTACAATAAACACCTTACGGACACGAATCACGGACACGGTTCACGGATTTTTCAGTGTTTCATCTGTGCAAATCTGTGGCTGAATAGAGTTACCAGAGTGGAATATACGATGGATCAATCTGATGTCTCTTACCTGGAGCGGATTCCGCCCCAATCACTGGAAGCAGAGGTATCTGTGCTGGGTGCCATGATGATGGACGCCGGAGCCATCCCTGAAGTGATCGAACTCCTTCCGGTAGATAGCTTTTATAAGGATGGTCACCGGCGAATATATGCGGCCATGGTCGAATTGTTTGAGCGAAATGAACCGGTGGATCTTACTACCCTGACCAATCGGCTTCGAGATAAGGGCGAATTGGAAAGCGCCGGAGGCGCCGCAAATCTGGCCTCAATCCTAAACAGTGTTCCTACCGCCGCTAATGTGACCTATTATGCCAGGATTGTCTTTAAAAAGTTCCTCCTGAGAAGACTAATTGCTACGGCTACTGAGATCGTGGGGATGGGATACGCTGAAGAGAAAGAAGTAGACCTGGTTCTTGATCAGGCAGAACAGTTGATCTTTGACATTGCCCAGCGAAAGGTTTCCAGGGGGGTTATCCCTGTAGCTGATATGCTCCACGATTCCTTTGAGGCCATCGAAAAGCTCTATGCCCACAAGGAGCACGTTACCGGAATAGCCTCTGGTTTCAGGGATTTTGACCTCAAGACTTCCGGCTTTCAGAAATCAGACCTCATTATTATTGCCGGCCGACCTTCCATGGGAAAATCATCGCTGGCCTTGAATATTGCTCAGCACGTGGGGATCAGAGAGGCTACCCCCGTAGCCCTTTTCAGCCTGGAGATGAGCGCCAATCAACTGGTGCAGCGGATGTTATGTGCCGAGGCTCGGGTAGATGCTCATCGTCTCCGGACCGGTTACCTTTCTGAATCTGATTGGCCTAAACTAACTACGGCGGCCGGGGTTTTATCTCAATCAAAGATATTTATTGATGACACCCCGGCTATTACTGTCCTTGATGTCAGGGCCAAAACCAGACGTCTTATGGCCAAAGCACCCCTCGGATTGATCATTATTGATTACCTTCAGTTGATGCA is a genomic window of bacterium containing:
- the rplI gene encoding 50S ribosomal protein L9 yields the protein MEVILRQRVEGLGDRGQVKKVAAGYARNFLIPRGMAVKSTPAAMKELEQEKRIALSQAEQEHEMALKLADKLSKFTLMISRSAGETDRLFGSVTSNDIAEALAKHEIQVDRKKIEMEHPIKVLGEYTVPVDIHRGVRAGIKIKVVKEE
- the dnaB gene encoding replicative DNA helicase — protein: MDQSDVSYLERIPPQSLEAEVSVLGAMMMDAGAIPEVIELLPVDSFYKDGHRRIYAAMVELFERNEPVDLTTLTNRLRDKGELESAGGAANLASILNSVPTAANVTYYARIVFKKFLLRRLIATATEIVGMGYAEEKEVDLVLDQAEQLIFDIAQRKVSRGVIPVADMLHDSFEAIEKLYAHKEHVTGIASGFRDFDLKTSGFQKSDLIIIAGRPSMGKSSLALNIAQHVGIREATPVALFSLEMSANQLVQRMLCAEARVDAHRLRTGYLSESDWPKLTTAAGVLSQSKIFIDDTPAITVLDVRAKTRRLMAKAPLGLIIIDYLQLMQSRREFDSRQQEISEISRSLKALARELNIPVIALSQLSRAVETRSDRRPQLADLRESGAIEQDADLVAFVYREEYYKPTPENEGIAEVIIGKQRNGPVGTVKLAFIKKYTRFENLAKVEAEKLAA